Proteins encoded by one window of Bacteroidota bacterium:
- a CDS encoding DUF4249 family protein, with product MKKFIAISLLAFTVLFAGSCANDLDTNADWKEIMVVYGLLNVNDTDHYVRVNRAFLSENQSALEIAKISDSLYFDSLEVTVEEFSGNSMRQSFRLTKFYVGKDTGIFATEGSYVYTFKQKLDMAYKYRLVIYNKLSKKYTTAETVLIGNPTLSSPSNFTTNYIIDTAKNLNLSWTAAPNTKLYDLTLRFYWNEYDSASNQLLSSDNFIDWPILQGKDVPVSGSMRSNIPGIGFYHFLSENLTAINGKYRVPQRFDFMYWAADKEYYLYRSVNQPSVGLVQKKPEYTNISSGNYGLFASRNLYTIKGVSISQQTVVSLQVNTLTRKLKFRP from the coding sequence GACTGGAAAGAAATTATGGTGGTGTATGGTTTACTGAATGTGAACGATACCGACCATTATGTGCGCGTGAACCGTGCCTTTTTGAGCGAAAACCAAAGTGCACTTGAGATAGCCAAAATTTCCGACTCTTTATATTTTGATTCACTTGAAGTTACTGTAGAAGAATTTAGCGGTAACAGCATGCGCCAATCGTTTCGCCTTACTAAGTTTTATGTGGGTAAAGACACCGGTATTTTTGCAACTGAGGGCAGTTATGTTTATACCTTCAAGCAAAAACTGGATATGGCGTATAAGTACAGGCTGGTGATTTATAACAAGCTTTCTAAGAAGTATACAACCGCTGAGACAGTTTTAATTGGGAACCCTACCTTATCAAGCCCCAGTAACTTTACCACCAACTACATTATTGATACTGCAAAAAACCTGAACTTATCATGGACAGCTGCACCCAACACAAAGCTGTATGATTTGACTTTGCGTTTTTACTGGAATGAGTACGACAGTGCCTCTAACCAATTATTATCGTCTGATAACTTTATTGATTGGCCTATTTTACAAGGTAAAGATGTACCTGTATCAGGTTCTATGCGCAGCAACATACCCGGTATCGGGTTTTACCATTTCCTTTCAGAAAACCTTACTGCAATTAATGGCAAATACCGTGTACCACAAAGATTTGACTTTATGTATTGGGCAGCGGATAAGGAATATTACCTGTACCGCAGTGTGAACCAACCTAGCGTAGGCTTGGTACAAAAGAAACCTGAATATACTAATATAAGCAGCGGTAATTACGGTTTGTTTGCCAGCCGTAACTTGTACACTATCAAAGGGGTGAGTATTTCACAACAAACAGTGGTTTCGTTGCAAGTAAATACTCTTACCCGTAAGCTTAAATTCAGACCGTAA
- a CDS encoding DUF4249 family protein, with product MLKLYYSIISALLFFGLFSSCSNDLDVNGNPKEVMIIYGLLNANDSEHYVRLNKAFLSGDESAFTVAKISDSIYYDSVEVTIEEFDGHFMRSSFKLQKKFTAKDSGIFATEGSHVYYFKAPLNINYRYKLIVFNKRTQKIAIAETRLVGFPKPIVPNPATTDFILDTARPVRMQYVTPQNAKMNDIIIRFYWDEYDSATGQLVAASKYIDWPLLQSYVVQPEVELKLFLKITPFYYFLADALPVLPAKYRVPAKLDFIFWTADKEYKYYHDIIRPNTMVMQKKPEYTNISDGNLGLFASRNQYIIKGVTIGNSTKKLLRDNQITRKLNFRLQ from the coding sequence ATGCTAAAACTTTACTATTCGATTATTTCTGCTTTACTGTTTTTCGGGCTGTTTTCAAGCTGCTCAAACGATTTGGATGTTAACGGCAATCCAAAGGAAGTAATGATTATCTACGGGTTGCTTAATGCCAACGATAGTGAACACTATGTACGGCTTAACAAAGCTTTTTTAAGCGGTGACGAGAGTGCATTTACCGTAGCAAAAATATCAGACTCGATATACTACGACTCTGTAGAGGTGACCATTGAAGAGTTTGACGGACATTTTATGCGAAGCTCTTTTAAACTGCAAAAGAAGTTTACAGCCAAAGACTCAGGAATATTTGCCACCGAAGGTAGTCACGTGTATTACTTTAAAGCCCCTCTAAACATTAACTACCGCTATAAACTGATTGTATTTAATAAGCGTACCCAAAAAATTGCCATTGCTGAAACCCGCTTGGTGGGTTTTCCAAAGCCCATTGTTCCCAACCCTGCTACAACCGATTTTATTTTAGACACTGCAAGACCTGTGCGGATGCAATACGTTACACCCCAAAATGCAAAGATGAATGATATTATCATCCGCTTTTATTGGGATGAGTACGACAGCGCTACGGGTCAACTTGTGGCTGCCTCAAAATACATTGATTGGCCGCTGCTGCAAAGCTATGTTGTGCAACCGGAGGTTGAATTAAAACTCTTTCTAAAAATTACCCCGTTTTATTATTTTCTTGCTGATGCCCTACCTGTATTACCTGCCAAATACAGGGTACCTGCCAAATTGGATTTTATATTCTGGACCGCCGATAAAGAGTATAAATATTACCATGATATTATACGTCCTAACACCATGGTAATGCAAAAAAAGCCCGAATACACCAACATAAGCGATGGTAATTTGGGCTTATTTGCAAGCAGAAACCAATACATTATTAAAGGGGTTACTATTGGAAATAGTACAAAAAAACTGCTTAGGGATAATCAAATTACGCGCAAGCTCAACTTTAGGCTGCAATAA